A portion of the Corynebacterium ammoniagenes DSM 20306 genome contains these proteins:
- a CDS encoding cytochrome C biogenesis protein, whose amino-acid sequence MSPKQKIALCAFLISLGFAMMCGVTLMATQVALGTFLFAFALMLAPLAAIFMLLVSWYMNVGTISRALFGLSGTLVMASMAFAIFTPFGTLPGISIPVFMAGTAVGVGAVLLVSPYARLEGPFKVLQPKSGSSAELSNTSHLVGSR is encoded by the coding sequence ATGTCACCAAAGCAAAAGATCGCGTTGTGCGCATTCCTGATCAGTTTAGGGTTTGCCATGATGTGTGGAGTCACCCTGATGGCTACGCAAGTAGCCTTAGGGACTTTTCTTTTCGCGTTCGCCCTCATGCTTGCCCCGCTGGCCGCAATTTTCATGTTGCTGGTCAGCTGGTACATGAACGTGGGCACTATTTCTAGAGCCCTGTTTGGGTTAAGCGGAACCTTGGTTATGGCGTCTATGGCTTTTGCCATTTTCACTCCCTTTGGCACGCTGCCTGGAATTAGCATTCCTGTCTTTATGGCAGGTACCGCGGTTGGGGTAGGGGCTGTGTTATTGGTCAGCCCCTATGCCAGGTTGGAAGGTCCCTTCAAGGTGCTGCAACCAAAATCTGGCTCCTCGGCTGAGCTATCCAACACTAGTCATTTAGTGGGCAGCCGATAA
- a CDS encoding HAD family hydrolase, with the protein MSTRVLFDLYGVFLTRGVEDSLLQITDVVNADAAQQFRQTYLELRPELEAGNISDERWWQQLAQRSGVHNGEISEIARALDSTFELNLQGLEMATTVIDAGYVTGIFANISPGMAQLARERFAWLEDFAAVIFSCDIGVCKPDPAAYEVAAESLGAPVKDTIYFGSNEVFVAAASNLGMQAFMYRSPQQVFDVLDGRNGH; encoded by the coding sequence ATGAGTACGCGAGTGTTATTTGACCTCTACGGGGTCTTTCTCACGCGGGGAGTAGAGGACTCTCTGCTCCAAATCACGGACGTGGTAAACGCCGACGCTGCTCAACAATTCCGCCAGACGTACTTGGAACTGCGCCCCGAATTAGAAGCGGGAAATATCAGTGATGAACGCTGGTGGCAGCAGCTAGCCCAGCGCTCCGGCGTGCACAACGGCGAAATCTCCGAAATTGCCCGGGCTCTAGATTCCACCTTTGAGCTCAACCTGCAGGGGCTCGAGATGGCGACCACGGTCATCGATGCCGGATACGTTACCGGCATCTTCGCCAACATCTCACCCGGGATGGCCCAGCTCGCCCGCGAGCGTTTCGCGTGGCTGGAAGATTTCGCCGCGGTTATCTTCAGCTGCGATATCGGCGTGTGCAAGCCAGACCCGGCAGCTTATGAAGTCGCCGCAGAATCTTTAGGCGCCCCGGTGAAAGACACCATCTACTTCGGTTCGAATGAAGTATTTGTCGCTGCAGCCAGCAATTTAGGCATGCAGGCGTTTATGTACCGCTCGCCGCAGCAAGTCTTCGACGTGCTCGACGGCCGCAACGGACATTAA
- a CDS encoding ROK family transcriptional regulator — MIKPGSVFSPPQTPAARCLHLVRLNPIITRSELVEATGLSQPTITRATAALLEAGLVQERTDLTRTRGRGRPTVPLEVADNKWILAGIAIGTSRTHIALFDTMGRTLREDDISTPVARLSESDFIEHIMAGVNRLTTGISRTLVSVGVTTSGNVDEDGLVWAANLGWEGVDIAARLRYQFNVPVVVSSAIPAILGSETQSADLNQTGKVLVLFADDSTGAALSTEAGVTQLVPLPRISSELLNLHDSASEDNVATQAVLDALAAREISASTLAEAATIAEDNETARGILDERAHLLASIAADLVTEHNPVTVVLAGSAFIDDPHAAKLFASSLRQHNTDAQLRLIPTHREIVRAIARAVALDPLLRVPLSLQPSTASVRS; from the coding sequence ATGATTAAGCCCGGTTCAGTATTTTCGCCTCCACAAACCCCTGCTGCGCGTTGCTTACATTTGGTGCGGCTTAACCCGATCATCACGCGCAGTGAATTAGTGGAGGCCACTGGACTGTCTCAGCCGACGATTACCCGCGCTACTGCAGCGTTATTAGAAGCCGGCTTGGTGCAGGAGCGCACCGACCTCACCCGCACGCGCGGCCGGGGGCGGCCTACCGTTCCCTTAGAAGTAGCCGATAATAAGTGGATTCTGGCCGGCATTGCCATCGGTACCTCCCGCACGCACATCGCGCTTTTTGACACCATGGGTCGCACGCTGCGCGAAGACGATATCTCCACTCCCGTGGCGCGTTTGAGTGAATCTGATTTCATTGAGCACATCATGGCTGGCGTTAACCGCTTGACCACGGGAATTTCCCGCACGCTGGTGTCCGTGGGTGTTACGACATCGGGCAACGTCGATGAAGACGGGTTAGTCTGGGCTGCCAACCTGGGGTGGGAAGGCGTCGATATTGCTGCGCGCTTGCGCTACCAATTTAATGTTCCCGTGGTGGTCTCTTCTGCGATTCCTGCCATTTTGGGCTCTGAGACCCAAAGCGCGGATTTGAATCAAACGGGTAAGGTCTTAGTTCTTTTCGCCGATGACTCCACGGGCGCAGCGTTGTCCACCGAAGCAGGTGTCACCCAGTTGGTGCCCTTGCCGCGGATTTCCTCTGAGCTGCTGAACCTGCACGATTCCGCATCGGAAGACAACGTTGCCACCCAAGCCGTATTGGATGCCCTCGCAGCGCGTGAGATTTCCGCCAGCACCCTGGCCGAAGCCGCCACTATCGCCGAAGATAATGAGACGGCGCGCGGCATTTTAGATGAACGTGCCCATTTGCTGGCATCCATCGCAGCCGACTTGGTCACCGAACACAACCCGGTCACCGTGGTGCTCGCCGGTTCTGCCTTTATTGATGATCCGCATGCAGCGAAGCTGTTCGCGTCCTCGCTTCGCCAGCACAACACTGATGCGCAGCTGCGCCTGATCCCCACTCACCGGGAGATTGTCCGTGCGATTGCGCGTGCCGTCGCCTTGGATCCGCTACTGCGCGTGCCACTGTCACTGCAGCCCAGCACCGCGTCTGTGCGCAGTTAA
- a CDS encoding SIR2 family NAD-dependent protein deacylase — MDTVATAREIIHAASHVHFFTGAGMSADSGLDTFRDAQTGLWQKVNPQDMASIEAWQRDPEPMWAWYLWRAHLAHQSQPHAGHLAIGSLAQRSSQVSVTTQNIDDLHERSGCSDVAHLHGSLVAFRCSSCHLPYPHHIELPSKPVSRLRPPHCEECGGLIRPGVVWFGESLPQDQWEKAEENMRAADVVVIVGTSGSVWPAAGLPSIAHRAGTPIIEVSPHRSDLTDLATVWIEDTAAAALPAILK; from the coding sequence ATGGATACCGTGGCTACAGCACGTGAGATCATTCATGCAGCCTCCCACGTGCACTTTTTCACTGGCGCCGGCATGTCCGCTGACTCCGGCTTGGACACTTTCCGGGATGCCCAAACGGGCCTGTGGCAGAAAGTAAATCCGCAGGACATGGCATCGATTGAAGCGTGGCAGCGGGACCCTGAGCCTATGTGGGCCTGGTATTTGTGGCGTGCTCACCTCGCGCATCAGTCGCAGCCGCACGCTGGCCACCTAGCCATTGGCTCACTCGCGCAACGGTCATCGCAGGTGTCTGTTACCACCCAAAACATCGATGACCTGCATGAGCGCTCAGGGTGCAGCGACGTTGCACACTTGCACGGTTCGCTTGTCGCTTTTCGATGCTCCTCCTGCCACCTTCCCTACCCCCACCACATTGAGCTACCGAGTAAGCCGGTTAGCCGGCTGCGCCCACCGCACTGTGAAGAATGTGGCGGGCTCATTCGCCCCGGCGTGGTGTGGTTTGGAGAATCACTGCCGCAAGATCAGTGGGAGAAGGCGGAAGAGAATATGCGGGCGGCGGATGTGGTGGTCATCGTCGGGACTTCGGGCTCGGTCTGGCCGGCGGCGGGACTGCCAAGCATCGCGCACCGGGCGGGCACCCCCATTATTGAGGTATCCCCGCACCGCAGTGATTTAACAGATTTAGCAACGGTGTGGATTGAAGATACCGCGGCAGCGGCGCTGCCTGCAATCCTGAAATAA
- a CDS encoding TIGR00730 family Rossman fold protein: MKSVAVYCGSTLGNSPRFEQAAQQVGAELARRGLRMVYGGGNVGLMGTVADAAVAAGGEVVGVIPRQLIDREMAHAGLTELEVVDTMAQRKTRMEELADAFLCLPGGVGTLEELVEVLTMQQLGHVHGPVGLVNVDGFWQPFLQTLQSMAACGFVQQRYIDAIALSSDPAEILDEFAGWTPIGAKWA, translated from the coding sequence ATGAAGTCAGTCGCTGTTTATTGTGGATCCACACTTGGAAACTCCCCGCGCTTTGAGCAAGCTGCCCAGCAAGTGGGCGCTGAACTGGCGCGTCGCGGACTGCGCATGGTCTATGGCGGCGGCAACGTTGGCCTTATGGGCACGGTGGCAGATGCAGCGGTGGCAGCCGGCGGCGAGGTGGTAGGTGTAATTCCTCGCCAATTAATTGATAGAGAAATGGCGCACGCCGGGCTGACGGAGCTCGAGGTTGTAGACACCATGGCGCAGCGCAAAACACGCATGGAAGAGCTTGCCGATGCCTTCCTGTGCCTGCCCGGCGGCGTTGGCACCTTGGAAGAATTGGTGGAGGTGTTGACCATGCAGCAATTAGGGCACGTCCACGGGCCGGTGGGATTGGTCAATGTCGATGGGTTTTGGCAGCCTTTCCTGCAGACTTTGCAGTCGATGGCGGCGTGCGGTTTTGTTCAGCAGCGCTACATTGATGCCATAGCGTTATCTTCCGATCCGGCCGAAATTTTGGATGAATTCGCTGGTTGGACCCCGATTGGTGCGAAATGGGCGTAA
- a CDS encoding DUF885 domain-containing protein, whose amino-acid sequence MSSEHQPAREPSLLDASCDNFLADLAKLTPTDATEWGIEGYEGELQDFSPDYFTAVADRTREMVADLDALDDSTDESDDDDDFDDVDYVTAEVLRDRLCLELDLHHHGEDIRNLNNIASPVQTIRDSLLLMPHETAEEKDAIRSRLSKVSASLQGYRESLVEAANQGMVPPTRQINEVIGQCNALADASSMLDGLGLEEDNAEVESAKAAFDEFSAWLSAELQPSSANEDAVGRERYARFSKLFVGDAVDLDEAYEWGLHRLQEIHAEQIKIAQELYGPSTSLRTAVRKLNADERYQLHGTDALVEWMQTVADKVIADLNGTYFDIPEQIQTIECKIDPAGTGGIFYTQPTEDFSRPGRMWWSVPAGQEIFHTWQELTTVHHEGAPGHHLQIGTALMEPNLNSWRRNACWNSGHGEGWALYGEQLMAELGYLDDPGFRMGLLDSQRLRAARVVVDIGLHLGKKMPDGSGIWDKAHMKSFMRENTAMDDANLAFEVNRYLGWPGQAPSYAIGERLWEKTRDDAVAQGLSPREFHSQALALGSIPMSILRETILD is encoded by the coding sequence ATGAGTTCTGAGCATCAACCAGCTCGCGAGCCATCCTTGCTGGATGCCTCCTGCGATAACTTTCTTGCAGACCTTGCGAAGCTAACCCCCACCGATGCCACCGAGTGGGGCATTGAAGGCTACGAAGGGGAGCTGCAAGATTTCTCCCCGGATTACTTCACCGCCGTCGCCGACCGTACCCGCGAGATGGTCGCTGACTTGGACGCACTGGATGACAGTACTGATGAGTCGGACGACGATGATGATTTTGACGACGTCGATTACGTCACCGCCGAAGTCCTGCGCGATCGCCTGTGCTTGGAGCTGGATTTGCACCACCACGGCGAAGATATCCGCAATCTCAATAATATTGCCTCGCCCGTGCAGACTATTCGCGATAGTTTGCTGCTGATGCCGCATGAGACGGCGGAGGAAAAAGACGCGATTCGTTCGCGCTTGTCCAAGGTGAGCGCTTCGCTGCAGGGATATCGTGAGTCCTTGGTCGAAGCCGCTAACCAGGGCATGGTTCCACCAACCAGGCAGATCAATGAAGTCATTGGCCAATGCAATGCGCTTGCCGATGCTTCCTCGATGCTCGATGGGCTCGGCCTTGAAGAAGACAATGCCGAGGTCGAAAGCGCCAAGGCCGCCTTCGATGAGTTCTCGGCGTGGTTATCTGCCGAGTTGCAGCCTTCTTCTGCCAATGAAGATGCCGTTGGTCGCGAGCGCTACGCACGTTTTTCCAAGCTTTTTGTGGGTGATGCCGTCGATCTCGATGAGGCTTATGAATGGGGCTTGCACCGCCTGCAGGAAATTCATGCGGAGCAAATCAAGATTGCCCAGGAATTGTATGGTCCGAGCACCTCGTTGCGTACTGCGGTGCGCAAGCTCAATGCCGATGAGCGCTACCAGCTGCACGGCACAGATGCGCTGGTGGAGTGGATGCAAACTGTTGCCGATAAGGTCATCGCGGATCTTAACGGCACCTATTTTGATATCCCCGAGCAAATCCAAACCATCGAGTGCAAGATTGACCCAGCCGGTACCGGCGGCATTTTCTACACGCAGCCGACGGAAGACTTCTCCCGTCCGGGCCGCATGTGGTGGTCCGTCCCGGCAGGACAAGAAATCTTCCACACGTGGCAGGAGCTGACCACCGTCCACCATGAGGGCGCACCGGGACACCACCTGCAAATTGGTACGGCGTTGATGGAGCCGAACCTGAACTCGTGGCGTCGCAATGCCTGCTGGAATTCCGGCCACGGCGAGGGCTGGGCGCTTTACGGGGAGCAGCTTATGGCCGAGCTCGGTTACTTGGACGATCCCGGTTTCCGCATGGGCCTGCTGGATTCGCAGCGTCTGCGTGCCGCGCGCGTGGTTGTTGATATCGGACTGCACCTGGGCAAAAAGATGCCCGATGGCTCTGGCATTTGGGACAAGGCGCACATGAAGTCCTTCATGCGTGAAAACACCGCTATGGACGATGCCAACCTGGCCTTTGAAGTCAACCGCTACCTGGGCTGGCCCGGCCAGGCACCAAGTTATGCGATTGGCGAGCGGTTGTGGGAAAAGACCCGCGACGATGCCGTCGCCCAAGGCTTAAGCCCCCGCGAGTTCCACTCCCAGGCGCTGGCCTTAGGTTCGATCCCCATGTCGATTTTGCGCGAGACCATCCTGGACTAA
- a CDS encoding AbrB family transcriptional regulator — MDLRWLIVVPASILLGLLFDWLNVPASWILAAIVASGSVALISQRDMPVNKNFYGLSRGFIGVMAAVPLTITPASQLVQYLPVGIIVGLVSVAFCMAGGLLLYKMQHGAITRETGVLSLLPGGASMMPPLADALGADYRYVALTQYLRLLCVSVSLPLLVTFMAQPSGSDNASIQASTTWWVLLIVIAIAAFGEPLGKKLRIPVASVMGPVVLTVLVSFLLPDDITLQPLEIFRIMAFISIGWVCGGGLDLPTLKHFARQLPATFGLIGLVLAVCALLAIPVMAIFDITYFESYLATSPGALETVLALSSEGGAGPVVVSLQIIRLILVLTVAAYLPQILNFLFKRRS; from the coding sequence ATGGATCTCCGCTGGTTAATAGTAGTCCCGGCATCCATCCTGCTGGGATTGCTTTTTGATTGGCTCAACGTTCCTGCCTCGTGGATTTTGGCCGCGATTGTGGCCTCCGGTTCTGTCGCTTTGATTTCCCAACGCGATATGCCCGTCAATAAGAATTTCTACGGTCTCTCTCGCGGTTTCATCGGCGTCATGGCGGCGGTGCCGTTGACCATAACCCCAGCGAGCCAGCTGGTGCAGTACTTGCCCGTGGGTATCATCGTCGGCCTGGTGTCCGTGGCCTTTTGCATGGCGGGCGGGCTTTTGCTCTACAAGATGCAACACGGCGCCATTACCCGCGAAACCGGCGTGTTATCGCTGCTACCAGGTGGTGCATCGATGATGCCCCCGCTTGCCGATGCCCTCGGCGCCGACTACCGCTACGTCGCCCTGACCCAGTACCTGCGCTTATTGTGTGTTTCGGTCAGTTTGCCGCTGCTGGTTACCTTCATGGCGCAGCCATCCGGCTCCGACAACGCGTCGATTCAAGCCAGTACCACGTGGTGGGTGCTGCTCATCGTTATAGCGATTGCTGCCTTCGGCGAGCCTTTGGGCAAAAAGCTCCGCATCCCCGTGGCATCGGTGATGGGGCCAGTCGTTCTGACCGTACTGGTGTCGTTCTTGTTGCCGGATGACATCACCTTGCAGCCGCTGGAGATCTTTCGCATTATGGCGTTTATCTCCATCGGCTGGGTCTGCGGCGGCGGGTTGGATTTGCCCACCTTAAAGCACTTCGCGCGCCAACTTCCGGCTACCTTTGGCCTGATTGGCCTGGTCTTGGCCGTGTGCGCGCTGCTGGCGATACCGGTGATGGCGATTTTTGATATCACCTATTTCGAGTCCTACCTGGCCACCAGCCCCGGCGCGCTGGAAACGGTCCTCGCGCTATCCTCCGAAGGCGGAGCAGGCCCCGTGGTGGTCTCTTTGCAGATAATCCGCCTGATTCTGGTACTCACCGTCGCGGCCTACCTGCCCCAGATTTTGAATTTCCTCTTCAAACGCCGCTCTTAG
- a CDS encoding TSUP family transporter produces MELELAQWALLIGGAAVAGWVDAVIGGGGLVLIPLIMAVVPGIAPATALATNKLAAVSGTASAAFTLMRTVKPPMKETLKLAAIAGVASATGALAATVIQEEFMRPLIIVLLVAVGIFVAFKPNFGTGTSDGVRGGWRTWAALAAVAGIGFYDGIFGPGTGMFLIMSFTAIFSQNFIKSAAMAKVVNTATNLGGLATFIIGGHVWWTLGIALAIANIAGAQLGARTVLGGGTKLVRYALLTLVVVMSVNLAWQQWF; encoded by the coding sequence ATGGAGCTAGAGCTTGCGCAGTGGGCGCTACTTATCGGTGGCGCGGCGGTGGCCGGATGGGTCGATGCCGTAATCGGCGGCGGTGGATTGGTGCTCATTCCGCTCATCATGGCCGTGGTGCCCGGCATTGCCCCGGCCACGGCGTTGGCCACAAACAAGCTGGCCGCGGTATCGGGTACGGCATCGGCCGCCTTTACGCTGATGCGCACCGTGAAACCACCGATGAAAGAAACGCTGAAGCTCGCCGCCATCGCGGGCGTGGCTTCGGCAACCGGCGCCTTGGCGGCCACGGTGATTCAAGAAGAGTTCATGCGCCCGCTGATTATCGTGCTGCTGGTGGCAGTCGGGATCTTCGTGGCCTTCAAACCGAATTTCGGCACCGGTACCTCCGATGGAGTACGCGGTGGCTGGCGTACCTGGGCGGCGCTGGCGGCGGTTGCCGGCATTGGCTTTTACGATGGAATCTTCGGACCTGGCACCGGCATGTTCCTCATCATGAGCTTTACCGCCATCTTTTCGCAGAACTTCATCAAATCCGCCGCGATGGCCAAAGTAGTCAACACCGCCACCAACCTCGGCGGTCTCGCCACTTTCATTATCGGCGGCCACGTCTGGTGGACCCTGGGAATTGCGTTAGCGATCGCCAATATCGCCGGCGCCCAACTCGGCGCCCGCACCGTGCTTGGCGGCGGTACTAAACTAGTCCGCTACGCACTGCTTACCCTCGTCGTCGTAATGTCCGTCAACCTCGCCTGGCAGCAGTGGTTTTAA
- a CDS encoding HNH endonuclease signature motif containing protein, with the protein MDIFQAFVLLNSHGIGLLRAIAERSPYDVASSGIALSTAKQYATLADVLFGPADSPRLQRESVALAEQRELSVEHLLMVNKHAKKLKKRGAAWKLRAELIAHQGSFEEADAYGAQRVKEEIGEKPKEPGVRIGRAASGMRTISVTDTQRRITDFEKTLDATDTTDQPRSTALLEAFWKRVDGSGGVLRPEYRTVIAIGVDDFAKVSCGSGDDVIVGLSDGTTMTGAELINAALSGALGENLYAGLFHPTAGPVNLYEARFASLKQRIVATAENLVCPWPDCNVPADRCQVHHIDAHKNGGHTTPSNLTMLCRYHNGVNDDDPTKRRRGRIQRHRGQVRLITPGGKLLGNTHHLSNMGAMDLIK; encoded by the coding sequence ATGGACATTTTCCAAGCATTCGTGCTTTTAAACAGCCACGGCATCGGGCTGCTGCGAGCCATCGCTGAGCGCTCGCCGTACGATGTGGCAAGCTCCGGCATCGCGCTGTCAACAGCGAAGCAGTACGCCACGCTTGCCGATGTCCTTTTTGGCCCCGCCGACTCACCCCGCCTGCAACGCGAGTCGGTCGCCCTGGCCGAACAGCGCGAATTAAGCGTGGAGCATTTGTTAATGGTAAACAAGCACGCCAAGAAGCTGAAGAAGCGTGGTGCTGCGTGGAAACTGCGCGCCGAACTCATCGCGCATCAAGGCAGCTTCGAAGAAGCCGATGCCTATGGCGCACAACGCGTCAAAGAAGAAATCGGCGAGAAGCCGAAAGAACCCGGGGTTCGCATCGGCCGCGCTGCAAGCGGCATGCGCACGATTAGCGTGACCGATACCCAACGACGCATTACGGATTTTGAGAAAACCCTCGACGCCACCGACACCACGGACCAACCCCGCTCCACAGCACTGCTGGAAGCATTTTGGAAACGAGTCGACGGCAGCGGCGGCGTGCTGCGCCCGGAATACCGCACCGTGATTGCCATTGGCGTGGATGATTTCGCGAAAGTATCATGCGGTTCTGGAGACGACGTCATCGTCGGACTCTCCGATGGCACCACCATGACCGGGGCAGAACTTATCAACGCCGCACTATCCGGTGCACTGGGTGAGAACCTCTACGCTGGACTATTTCACCCGACTGCTGGCCCCGTCAACCTGTATGAAGCGCGGTTCGCCTCGTTGAAACAGCGCATCGTGGCCACCGCAGAAAACCTTGTCTGCCCCTGGCCAGACTGCAACGTGCCGGCCGATAGGTGCCAGGTACACCACATCGACGCCCACAAAAACGGCGGACACACCACACCCTCCAACCTGACGATGCTGTGCCGCTATCACAACGGCGTCAACGACGATGATCCGACAAAACGAAGACGCGGACGAATACAACGCCACCGCGGCCAAGTCCGCCTCATTACCCCAGGCGGAAAACTACTCGGCAACACACACCACCTCAGCAACATGGGAGCAATGGACCTCATAAAATAA
- a CDS encoding ATP-dependent RNA helicase produces the protein MTAPFSLAALGQGLPVAGDIDRLPGLLSTTGRLVVHAPPGTGKTTLLPPALANYLGHGRGKVLVTAPRRVAVRAAARRLAQLDGSRVGQKVGFNIRGEHHPGTHVEFMTPGVLLRRLLNDPELPGVGAVAIDEVHERQLDTDIVLAMLLELAELRDDLSLVAMSATLDAQRFAELMNASVLATPAVTYPLDTHYRPHPGRAGCTREFLNHLAQQAVQARETTGHSVLVFVPGVREVEHVCAQIPGALPLHGRLTSADQDQALSPSASPRIIVSTSIAESSLTVPGVRAVVDSGLSRVPRRDAARGMTGLVTVSAAQSTVDQRAGRAGREGPGTVIRAYAQSDYQHAAAHITPEIATSDLTEAALMIAAWGGGADFPLPDKPPHNAWAQAHDALEDIGAMQDGTITELGTRLSQLPLHPRLGRALLECGPRAASTIAVLSDSPAGNIATAQPPQREVKRLQRLVSQGSGSSDPGVITGLAFPMRIGKKVTDAEYLLASGTRAWLPPGSAIPASEWLAIAEVTVAQAGMGKAGSVIRAAATITEHDATSIIGVEETITATMKGGKVQGRAIKRAGAIELSSTPVKVAPDQAAAALADGIRTHGLSLFTFSDKAQALRERMNFLHAQLGEPWPDVESADPEYWLGPELNSMAHGMAPKSIDMHQALQRLLPWPEANAMDELAPARLSVPSGSQPRIDYSTGRPVVRVKLQECFGLAESPECAGVRVQFHLLSPAGRPLAVTDDLKSFWSGPYTGVRADMRGRYPKHPWPEDPWTAQATARTKNRM, from the coding sequence ATGACCGCGCCTTTTTCTCTTGCGGCCCTCGGTCAAGGCCTGCCTGTTGCCGGCGATATCGACCGGCTGCCTGGGCTGTTGTCTACCACAGGCCGGTTGGTGGTGCACGCCCCGCCTGGCACCGGTAAGACCACTCTGTTGCCGCCGGCGCTGGCGAACTACTTGGGGCATGGCCGCGGCAAAGTCCTTGTCACCGCGCCCCGGCGCGTGGCGGTGCGTGCTGCTGCGCGGCGGTTAGCGCAGCTTGATGGCAGCCGTGTTGGGCAAAAGGTTGGTTTTAACATCCGCGGGGAACACCATCCGGGCACTCATGTGGAGTTTATGACCCCGGGGGTGTTGCTGCGCAGGCTGCTCAATGACCCGGAGCTGCCCGGTGTCGGCGCGGTTGCGATCGATGAGGTGCATGAGCGCCAGCTGGATACCGATATCGTGCTCGCGATGTTGCTTGAGCTCGCTGAGCTTCGCGATGACCTCTCGCTCGTTGCCATGTCCGCGACCTTAGATGCCCAGCGCTTTGCCGAGCTGATGAATGCGTCCGTGCTCGCCACCCCGGCGGTGACCTACCCGCTGGATACACACTACCGCCCGCATCCGGGCCGTGCCGGATGCACGCGGGAATTTCTTAACCACCTGGCGCAGCAAGCTGTGCAAGCGCGAGAGACAACCGGGCATTCCGTGCTGGTCTTTGTGCCCGGAGTGCGCGAGGTTGAACATGTCTGCGCGCAGATTCCTGGCGCACTGCCGCTGCACGGCCGGCTGACTTCCGCCGACCAAGACCAGGCGCTGAGCCCTTCTGCCTCCCCGCGCATTATTGTCTCTACCTCCATCGCGGAATCCTCGCTGACTGTGCCTGGAGTGCGCGCCGTGGTGGATTCGGGGCTCTCGCGCGTTCCGCGCCGTGATGCTGCCCGCGGCATGACTGGTTTGGTCACCGTGTCTGCAGCGCAATCCACCGTGGATCAGCGCGCGGGTCGCGCCGGGCGTGAAGGTCCCGGCACCGTGATTCGCGCCTATGCGCAGTCGGATTATCAGCATGCCGCCGCGCATATCACCCCGGAGATTGCGACGTCCGATCTCACCGAGGCCGCCTTGATGATTGCCGCCTGGGGTGGCGGCGCCGACTTCCCGCTGCCGGATAAGCCACCGCATAATGCGTGGGCGCAGGCTCACGATGCGCTAGAAGATATTGGTGCGATGCAAGATGGCACCATCACCGAGTTGGGCACGCGCCTTTCGCAGCTGCCGCTGCATCCGCGCTTAGGCCGGGCGCTGCTGGAGTGCGGTCCGCGCGCGGCGTCCACCATCGCGGTGTTGTCGGATTCGCCGGCGGGCAATATTGCCACCGCGCAGCCGCCGCAGCGCGAAGTCAAGCGCCTGCAGCGCCTAGTGTCCCAGGGCTCAGGTAGTAGTGATCCCGGTGTGATTACGGGATTGGCTTTTCCCATGCGCATTGGAAAAAAGGTCACCGATGCCGAGTACCTGCTGGCCTCCGGCACCCGCGCCTGGCTGCCGCCGGGAAGTGCCATTCCAGCCAGCGAGTGGTTAGCTATCGCAGAGGTCACCGTCGCCCAAGCAGGCATGGGCAAGGCAGGTTCGGTCATCCGCGCCGCTGCGACGATCACCGAGCACGACGCCACCAGCATCATCGGGGTCGAAGAAACTATTACCGCCACGATGAAAGGTGGCAAGGTACAAGGCCGCGCCATCAAACGCGCAGGTGCCATCGAGCTATCAAGTACCCCGGTCAAGGTTGCACCAGATCAGGCTGCCGCCGCGCTTGCCGATGGCATCCGCACCCACGGCCTATCCCTTTTTACCTTCTCGGACAAGGCGCAAGCCCTGCGCGAGCGCATGAATTTCTTGCACGCCCAACTCGGTGAACCCTGGCCCGATGTGGAATCCGCCGACCCCGAATACTGGCTGGGCCCGGAGCTAAACTCCATGGCGCATGGGATGGCGCCCAAAAGCATCGATATGCATCAAGCCTTACAACGGCTGTTGCCCTGGCCGGAGGCAAATGCCATGGATGAACTCGCACCCGCACGCCTGTCGGTGCCGTCTGGTTCGCAGCCGCGGATTGATTACTCCACCGGGCGGCCGGTGGTGCGGGTGAAACTCCAAGAATGCTTTGGCCTGGCGGAATCTCCCGAATGCGCCGGGGTGCGCGTGCAGTTTCACTTACTCTCCCCCGCGGGTCGACCGCTGGCAGTCACCGATGACCTCAAAAGCTTTTGGTCCGGGCCCTATACCGGCGTGCGCGCCGATATGCGCGGCCGCTATCCCAAACATCCGTGGCCAGAAGACCCCTGGACGGCGCAAGCCACCGCGCGCACCAAGAACCGGATGTAG